From the genome of Amia ocellicauda isolate fAmiCal2 chromosome 14, fAmiCal2.hap1, whole genome shotgun sequence, one region includes:
- the LOC136767252 gene encoding cellular retinoic acid-binding protein 2, with the protein MDGHIPDFSGHWKMRSSENFEELLKALGVNVMLRKIAVAAASKPAVEVRQQGETFYIKTSTSVRTTEINFTVGEQFTEQTVDGRPCNSFPRWEGTSRIVCEQTLLKGEGPKTAWTREMTNDGELILTMTADDVVCTRVYVRE; encoded by the exons ATGGACGGACACATCCCCGACTTCTCCGGCCACTGGAAGATGCGGAGCTCCGAGAACTTCGAGGAGCTGCTCAAAGCGCTGG GGGTGAACGTGATGCTGAGGAAGATCGCCGTGGCGGCCGCGTCGAAGCCGGCGGTGGAGGTCCGCCAGCAGGGGGAGACGTTCTACATCAAGACCAGCACCAGCGTCCGGACCACCGAGATCAACTTCACCGTGGGAGAGCAGTTCACCGAGCAGACCGTGGACGGCAGACCCTGCAAT agtttTCCCCGCTGGGAGGGCACCAGTAGGATTGTTTGTGAGCAGACCCTGCTGAAGGGGGAGGGGCCAAAGACGGCCTGGACGCGCGAGATGACCAATGATGGCGAGCTCATACTG ACGATGACGGCCGATGACGTCGTGTGCACCCGGGTGTACGTCAGAGAGTGA